A stretch of DNA from Bacillota bacterium:
AACCTGTGCGCCCCACAAACCCCACAGCTAAGTTCAATCTTTTCCGGGAAAATCTCGACATCAATGTCAAAATTTCCGCACTGGCAGAAAAGGCTCCCCTTTTCAGCAAGACGTTGCAGACAATCAAGCACTTCATACATTACGTCAGGATTATCAAAGTAGTCAATTAAGCCCAGGTCCAACGCCATTTCCCTTAGAGATTTATCTAGATTCTGGGTCGCCCGACGCACCTTGTCTATCGCCCCAACAAACCCTAGCTCTTGGCCAGTTTCTGGGCAGCAGATTGACAATATTTCCCCTGACCAGATCTGCCTTCGCGAGTGGCGTAAGACATGTCTCGTCTCGCACAAGAGGCAATTAACCTGGACCCAGAAGTTTCGACGGTCTTTTGTTTCCAGACTGATAATCTCCGTCCCACAAAAACAAGCGATGATTACCGGTTGTCCAGCAGAAAAAGCGAACAGGGAAACCGCATGAAAACCTATTTTACCACAATCAGGGCAACGCACACCGATTACAGTGGTAGTTGGAATTAGCATGGGTGCCCCCCTTTCTTCCAAGATTCCTTAAAAAAGCGCTTGGGCCCTCACTGATCACTCTCACCGATCGTTACAAAATGTTATTCTCTAAAGTTCACCAAAATCCTGCTCTTTTTCCGGTTTGATCAGATGGAAGAGGAGCGCCAGCTATCTTTTTGGCCGACGTATTCTCCGCTCAGGACTTTACCGACAAGCTCCCGAAGTTCGTTGATATCAAACGGCTTGGTAATATATTCTTTAACCCCTAACTTCATCGCTTCGGCCACGATCTCGAGTTCCCCGTAGGCCGTCATCATAATCACCGCGATATCAGGATTGATTCGCTTGATCTCCCGTAAAGCCTCCAATCCATTCATGCCGGGCATTTTCATATCCATTAAGATGAGCTGCGGGGGAGCGGAATTAACCTGAGAAATGGCTTCGAATCCACTGGCCGCCAGTCGAACTTCATAACCATCTTCTTTAAAAGCCTCAAAAAGCAAACGGCGAACGCCCATCTGATCGTCGACGACTAGTATAGAATGATTGCTGGTTGGTTCGCTCAACGGGTTACACCTCCTGGTTGGTATTTCCTGTTGGTTTAACTTCGCCACCCAAGGTTAATTTCCTGCCAATAAAACAATTAAATATTAGCAGTCAGATTTTATAGGCAAAACGCTAAATACCTCCAGGCAAAAACGGAAGCATCAGCACCGCCATCGTGATCACTATCAGGATGACCAGCCCAAGCAAGGCCGCCAGCGGGGTCACAAAAACAACCACTGCCCGTGCCGTCGAAAGGCCATTAACTTCACGGATGGCGAGAATATAAAGCGCGATGATCCATAATGAGACGGCCACCGTCAGGAAAATAAACAACCAGCTAGGAAACCCCAGGTGCTTCAACAACCGCAGCGGCGGCACCAGGATCCCCGGTAATCCAGCCAAACCAACCGCCGCAA
This window harbors:
- a CDS encoding response regulator; the encoded protein is MSEPTSNHSILVVDDQMGVRRLLFEAFKEDGYEVRLAASGFEAISQVNSAPPQLILMDMKMPGMNGLEALREIKRINPDIAVIMMTAYGELEIVAEAMKLGVKEYITKPFDINELRELVGKVLSGEYVGQKDSWRSSSI